One window from the genome of Pantoea cypripedii encodes:
- a CDS encoding Na+/H+ antiporter: MEIFFTILIMTLVVSLSGVAARILPFQIPLPLVQIAAGAMLAWPTFGLHVDFDPELFLVLFIPPLLFADGWKTPINEFLHHGREIIGLALVLVLITVVGIGYLIYWLVPGIPLIPAFALAAVLSPTDAVALSGIVGEGRIPKKIMSIVQGEALMNDASGLVSLKFAVAVAMGTMVFSWGGASVEFLKVAVGGLVAGVAVCWLYGRSLRLLSRWSGDDPATQTVLLLLLPFASYLIAEHLGVSGILAAVAAGMTITRSGIIRQAPLAMRLRANSVWQMLEFVFNGMVFLMLGLQLPDILETSVAQANADPNVELWMLFTDIMLVYGALMVVRFGWLWLMKRGSQRFLKKKPLEFASYSLRELLIASFAGVRGAITLAGVLSIPLFLTNGDVFPARYELVFIATGVILFSLLVGVVVLPLLLRGIEGTDKAGHRREVQSARAAMATVAIDSLHKMEERLEKDTQENIDPELLKEVSLRVIGNLRRRVVGKDELEQALFAENLERRFRLTAIRAERAEVYHLRATQQISNETMQKLLRDLDLLEALLIEKEE; the protein is encoded by the coding sequence ATGGAAATCTTCTTTACTATTCTCATCATGACGCTGGTGGTGTCCCTCTCCGGCGTCGCGGCCCGTATTTTGCCGTTTCAAATCCCGCTGCCGCTGGTGCAGATTGCCGCTGGTGCGATGCTCGCCTGGCCCACCTTTGGTCTGCATGTCGATTTTGATCCTGAACTGTTTCTGGTGCTGTTCATTCCGCCCTTACTGTTCGCCGACGGCTGGAAAACGCCGATTAACGAATTCCTGCATCACGGGCGCGAAATCATCGGCCTGGCACTGGTGCTGGTGCTGATCACCGTGGTGGGGATCGGTTACCTGATTTACTGGCTGGTGCCGGGCATCCCGCTGATCCCGGCCTTCGCCCTGGCGGCAGTACTGTCACCCACCGATGCGGTGGCGCTCTCTGGTATCGTCGGTGAAGGGCGTATCCCGAAGAAAATTATGTCGATTGTGCAGGGCGAAGCCCTGATGAACGATGCATCCGGCCTGGTGTCACTTAAATTTGCCGTCGCCGTGGCGATGGGCACCATGGTGTTCAGCTGGGGCGGCGCCAGCGTTGAGTTTCTCAAAGTGGCGGTGGGCGGCCTGGTGGCCGGTGTGGCGGTCTGCTGGCTGTACGGTCGCTCGTTGCGCCTGCTGAGCCGCTGGAGCGGGGATGATCCGGCGACGCAAACCGTGTTGCTGCTGCTGCTGCCGTTTGCCTCGTATCTGATTGCGGAACATCTTGGGGTGTCGGGCATCCTCGCGGCAGTGGCGGCGGGTATGACCATCACCCGTTCCGGTATTATCCGCCAGGCACCGCTGGCGATGCGTCTGCGCGCGAACAGCGTCTGGCAGATGCTGGAATTCGTGTTTAACGGCATGGTGTTCCTGATGCTGGGTCTGCAACTGCCGGACATCCTCGAAACTTCAGTGGCGCAAGCCAATGCCGATCCCAATGTTGAACTGTGGATGCTGTTTACCGATATCATGCTGGTGTATGGCGCGCTGATGGTGGTGCGTTTTGGCTGGCTGTGGTTGATGAAACGCGGCAGTCAGCGTTTCCTGAAGAAAAAGCCGCTGGAGTTCGCCAGCTACTCGCTGCGTGAGCTGCTGATTGCTTCTTTCGCTGGGGTACGCGGTGCGATCACCCTCGCCGGTGTGCTGTCAATTCCGCTGTTCCTCACTAACGGTGATGTCTTCCCGGCGCGTTACGAGCTGGTGTTTATCGCCACGGGCGTGATCCTGTTCTCGTTGCTGGTCGGCGTAGTGGTGCTGCCGCTCCTGCTGCGTGGGATTGAGGGCACCGACAAAGCGGGGCATCGTCGCGAGGTGCAAAGCGCGCGTGCCGCGATGGCGACAGTGGCGATTGATAGCCTGCATAAGATGGAAGAACGTCTGGAAAAAGACACCCAGGAAAACATCGATCCGGAACTGCTGAAAGAAGTCAGCCTGCGGGTGATTGGCAACCTGCGTCGTCGCGTCGTGGGTAAAGATGAGCTGGAACAGGCACTGTTTGCCGAAAACCTTGAACGCCGCTTCCGTCTCACGGCGATCAGGGCGGAACGCGCTGAGGTTTACCATCTGCGCGCCACCCAGCAAATCTCCAATGAAACCATGCAGAAACTGCTGCGCGATCTCGACCTGCTGGAAGCCCTGCTGATCGAGAAAGAGGAGTAA
- a CDS encoding LysR family transcriptional regulator: protein MDVRALRYFTEVVRQQSFTRAAQKLYVTQPTISKMLRQLEEELGCTLLLRDGRKLHLTDSGQAVYQRGLAILQEFHQLEAEIGDINQLKTGELRLGIPPMVGMQIAGSISAFRRRYPGVELKIAEFGGLTVQQAVLDGSLDIALTALPVDPDLPLNTLELMHHPLCVLLPRTAPWLNRTHLGLGELAEHPLLIFNEEFSLNRQLMKAFHRLGLTANIAVRSGQWDFLAAMVQAEMGLAILPEPICQRLDKQSLLWLPLESELKWSLGLIWREGSYLSRSAQAWIACCREHWPDNAPRISV from the coding sequence ATGGACGTCCGCGCTCTGCGCTACTTTACCGAAGTGGTGCGCCAGCAAAGTTTTACCCGCGCCGCGCAGAAACTCTATGTCACTCAGCCCACTATCAGCAAAATGCTGCGCCAGCTGGAAGAGGAGCTGGGCTGTACGCTGCTGCTGCGTGACGGGCGTAAGCTGCACCTTACCGATAGCGGCCAGGCGGTGTATCAGCGTGGACTGGCAATTTTGCAGGAATTTCATCAGCTGGAAGCCGAGATTGGTGACATCAACCAGTTGAAAACCGGTGAGCTGCGCCTCGGTATTCCGCCGATGGTCGGGATGCAGATTGCCGGTTCCATCTCGGCGTTTCGCCGCCGCTATCCGGGTGTTGAGCTGAAGATCGCTGAATTTGGTGGTCTGACTGTGCAGCAGGCGGTGCTGGATGGCAGTCTCGATATCGCGCTGACCGCGCTGCCGGTTGACCCCGATCTCCCGCTCAATACGCTGGAGCTGATGCATCATCCCCTCTGTGTGCTGCTCCCCCGCACCGCACCCTGGCTCAATCGTACTCACCTTGGCTTAGGCGAGCTGGCGGAGCATCCGCTGCTGATTTTCAACGAAGAATTTTCCCTGAACCGGCAGCTGATGAAGGCGTTCCATCGCCTTGGCTTAACCGCGAATATCGCGGTGCGCAGCGGTCAGTGGGATTTTCTGGCGGCGATGGTGCAGGCAGAGATGGGGCTGGCGATTCTGCCGGAACCGATTTGTCAGCGGCTGGATAAGCAATCGCTGCTGTGGCTGCCGCTGGAATCGGAGCTGAAGTGGAGTCTGGGATTGATCTGGCGGGAAGGCAGTTATTTGTCGCGCAGTGCCCAGGCGTGGATTGCCTGCTGCCGTGAGCACTGGCCGGATAATGCGCCGCGCATCTCAGTGTGA
- a CDS encoding CidA/LrgA family protein, translating into MAFALSPRRTDILQRVFVPLQLVLYVGLFMASDKLVGWLHLPLPANVVGMVLLLVLIMTHVIPLRWVKAGANWLLAEMLLFFVPAVVAVVNYSDLLRSEGWRICVVIALSTLLVLAATSLVVDRVYRFEMARAARKQARHE; encoded by the coding sequence ATGGCGTTCGCATTGAGTCCGCGCAGAACGGACATCCTGCAGCGTGTTTTCGTCCCGTTACAGCTGGTGCTGTATGTGGGATTGTTTATGGCCAGCGACAAACTGGTGGGCTGGCTGCATTTGCCGCTACCCGCCAACGTTGTCGGCATGGTTTTGTTGTTGGTGTTAATCATGACGCATGTGATTCCGCTGCGTTGGGTCAAAGCCGGGGCGAACTGGTTGCTGGCCGAGATGCTGCTGTTCTTTGTTCCGGCGGTGGTGGCGGTGGTGAACTACAGCGATCTGCTGCGTAGCGAAGGCTGGCGCATCTGTGTGGTGATTGCGCTTAGTACCCTGCTGGTACTGGCTGCCACCTCGCTGGTGGTTGACAGGGTTTACCGTTTTGAAATGGCGCGCGCCGCGCGTAAGCAGGCACGTCATGAATGA
- a CDS encoding LrgB family protein has protein sequence MNDLIISLICLVLTLLVYYLNKRLYRRWRTLLLMPLVMTPLVLVVLLLVTHVSWKDYIAESHWLLWLLGPATLAFAVPVYENQEIIKRHWLSLSLGVATATLVSVCSSVWLARLLTLPESIQRSLAVRSITTPFALAAAKPIGGQPDLVALFVVITGVFGMAVGDFLFLRIAIKQGVAKGAGFGAASHGAGTARAYQIGQQEGVVSSLVMMLSGVVTVILAPLLGHLMWQA, from the coding sequence ATGAATGACCTGATTATCAGCCTGATATGTCTGGTGCTGACGTTGCTGGTGTATTACCTCAACAAACGGCTTTATCGTCGCTGGCGTACCTTGTTGTTGATGCCGCTGGTGATGACGCCGCTGGTGTTAGTGGTGCTGCTGCTGGTAACCCATGTGAGCTGGAAAGACTATATCGCCGAAAGCCACTGGTTGCTGTGGCTGCTCGGCCCGGCCACCCTGGCCTTTGCGGTACCGGTGTATGAAAACCAGGAAATTATTAAACGCCACTGGTTATCGCTCAGTCTTGGCGTGGCGACGGCGACGCTGGTTTCCGTTTGTAGCTCAGTATGGCTGGCACGGCTGCTGACCTTGCCGGAATCCATCCAGCGCAGCCTGGCGGTGCGCTCCATCACCACGCCATTCGCGCTGGCAGCGGCTAAACCGATTGGCGGTCAACCGGATCTGGTGGCGCTGTTTGTGGTGATCACCGGGGTGTTTGGCATGGCGGTCGGGGATTTTCTGTTCCTGCGGATCGCGATTAAGCAGGGGGTGGCGAAAGGCGCGGGCTTTGGTGCCGCATCGCACGGTGCCGGTACGGCGCGTGCTTACCAGATTGGCCAGCAGGAAGGCGTGGTTTCCAGCCTGGTGATGATGCTTTCCGGCGTGGTAACGGTGATCCTCGCACCGCTGCTGGGCCACCTGATGTGGCAGGCATAA
- a CDS encoding YfaZ family outer membrane protein: MLKQLVTGSVLGLALLSSGAQAIEGSVDVGEHTTNLNLGLGTTSPGLFLNGNWLRSDHDGSSYGLGLGYNVDFGGLRLAPTAKALFTHPEDGKDGFTVAVGAGAQYNFNRMWGLYGGYYYAPEAFSDHLDSYKEMSGGLSFTPISLLNVRVGYQYIELNNKGSRKDNVLADGPYVGASLRF, encoded by the coding sequence ATGTTAAAGCAACTTGTTACAGGAAGCGTACTGGGTCTGGCACTGCTGAGCAGCGGCGCGCAGGCAATTGAGGGCAGTGTTGACGTGGGTGAACACACCACCAACCTCAACCTTGGCCTTGGTACGACCTCACCGGGCCTGTTCCTCAATGGCAACTGGCTGCGCAGCGATCACGACGGCAGCAGCTACGGCCTGGGGCTGGGTTATAACGTTGATTTCGGCGGTCTGCGTCTGGCACCGACCGCGAAAGCGCTGTTCACTCATCCGGAAGATGGTAAAGACGGCTTTACTGTGGCAGTGGGTGCGGGTGCGCAATACAATTTCAACCGTATGTGGGGCCTGTACGGTGGCTACTACTACGCGCCAGAAGCGTTCTCTGATCACCTCGACAGCTACAAGGAAATGTCTGGCGGCCTGAGCTTCACCCCGATCTCGCTGCTGAACGTGCGTGTCGGTTATCAGTACATCGAGCTGAACAACAAAGGCAGCCGCAAAGACAACGTACTGGCCGATGGCCCGTATGTGGGCGCATCACTGCGTTTCTGA